In the Euphorbia lathyris chromosome 5, ddEupLath1.1, whole genome shotgun sequence genome, one interval contains:
- the LOC136231095 gene encoding cytochrome P450 71AU50-like isoform X1, whose amino-acid sequence MALPLSAISIVALLFFLVQAWRKMSMSKSKLPPGPLGFPIFGSLHLLVKFPHQALYQLSKKYGPIMHIRIGQVSAIVVSSPQFAESFLKTHDVVFANRPVHVSSKYMTYDQKNITLAPYGSYWRNVRKMCTTQLLSKEKIDSFKTMRKQELNLLIDYIKEASSKGTVINLTAKIASLSADMSCRMVFGKKYEEKEFDERGFMAVMKEFLRLLSAPNLGDYFPLISPFDIQGLRSKIEVVSKVFDRFLEKIIDEHIQFSDENRTKDLVDIMLELTGTKEAEYLQGRDNVKAIMLDMLIGSMDTTSTSIDWMLSEIMRHPRVMNKLQMELQDKVGMSRTVEESDLVNLEYLDMVIKESLRLHPVAPLLVPHKATEDTIVDGFLIPKDSQIFINAWGIGRDPSVWSDAEKFWPERFIGTDIDVLGRNFELIPFGSGRRGCAGLQLAMTVSRLVVAQLLHCFDWKLPNDMLPNDLDMTEKVGLVTVREKHLQAIPSYRLQV is encoded by the exons ATGGCTTTGCCACTTTCAGCAATTTCCATAGTTGCCTTGTTATTTTTTCTAGTCCAAGCATGGAGAAAGATGAGCATGTCTAAGAGTAAACTACCTCCTGGACCACTTGGATTCCCAATATTCGGCAGCCTCCATTTGTTAGTGAAATTCCCTCACCAAGCTCTGTATCAACTATCAAAAAAATATGGCCCTATTATGCATATACGCATAGGCCAAGTGTCGGCTATTGTTGTTTCGTCGCCTCAGTTCGCCGAGTCATTTCTTAAGACCCATGACGTTGTTTTCGCGAATAGGCCGGTCCATGTTTCATCGAAGTACATGACTTATGACCAGAAGAACATAACCCTTGCGCCATATGGCTCGTATTGGCGCAATGTCCGCAAGATGTGCACCACACAATTGCTAAGCAAAGAGAAGATAGATTCATTTAAGACTATGAGAAAACAAGAGCTTAATCTGTTGATAGATTACATTAAGGAGGCTTCTTCTAAAGGGACTGTGATTAATCTTACGGCTAAGATTGCTTCTCTTAGTGCGGATATGAGTTGTAGAATGGTTTTTGGGAAGAAATATGAGGAAAAGGAATTTGATGAGAGGGGTTTCATGGCTGTTATGAAAGAGTTTCTGAGATTACTATCAGCTCCTAATTTGGGGGATTACTTTCCTTTGATTTCACCATTTGATATTCAGGGTTTAAGAAGTAAAATTGAAGTTGTTAGCAAAGTGTTTGATAGATTCCTGGAGAAAATAATCGACGAACATATTCAGTTTAGCGACGAAAACAGAACAAAAGATTTAGTTGATATTATGTTGGAATTAACGGGGACTAAAGAAGCCGAGTATCTTCAAGGTCGAGATAATGTCAAAGCCATTATGTTG GACATGCTAATAGGTTCAATGGATACAACATCAACATCAATTGATTGGATGCTTTCAGAAATCATGAGACACCCAAGAGTTATGAACAAACTACAAATGGAGCTACAAGATAAAGTAGGCATGAGCAGAACAGTTGAAGAATCAGATTTAGTAAATCTGGAATATTTAGATATGGTTATAAAGGAATCATTGAGACTCCATCCAGTAGCACCATTGCTAGTCCCACACAAAGCAACAGAAGACACAATTGTTGATGGATTTCTCATCCCTAAAGATTCACAAATTTTTATAAATGCTTGGGGCATAGGAAGAGATCCCAGTGTTTGGTCTGATGCAGAGAAATTCTGGCCAGAGAGGTTTATAGGTACAGATATTGATGTTCTTGGACGTAATTTTGAGCTTATACCTTTTGGTTCGGGGCGCAGAGGATGTGCAGGACTTCAACTCGCAATGACTGTGAGCCGGCTAGTGGTGGCTCAATTGTTGCATTGCTTCGATTGGAAGTTGCCGAATGACATGTTGCCTAATGACTTGGACATGACGGAGAAGGTGGGGCTGGTGACGGTTAGGGAAAAGCATCTTCAAGCTATACCTTCTTATCGTCTACAAGTTTGA
- the LOC136231095 gene encoding cytochrome P450 71AU50-like isoform X2 translates to MSMSKSKLPPGPLGFPIFGSLHLLVKFPHQALYQLSKKYGPIMHIRIGQVSAIVVSSPQFAESFLKTHDVVFANRPVHVSSKYMTYDQKNITLAPYGSYWRNVRKMCTTQLLSKEKIDSFKTMRKQELNLLIDYIKEASSKGTVINLTAKIASLSADMSCRMVFGKKYEEKEFDERGFMAVMKEFLRLLSAPNLGDYFPLISPFDIQGLRSKIEVVSKVFDRFLEKIIDEHIQFSDENRTKDLVDIMLELTGTKEAEYLQGRDNVKAIMLDMLIGSMDTTSTSIDWMLSEIMRHPRVMNKLQMELQDKVGMSRTVEESDLVNLEYLDMVIKESLRLHPVAPLLVPHKATEDTIVDGFLIPKDSQIFINAWGIGRDPSVWSDAEKFWPERFIGTDIDVLGRNFELIPFGSGRRGCAGLQLAMTVSRLVVAQLLHCFDWKLPNDMLPNDLDMTEKVGLVTVREKHLQAIPSYRLQV, encoded by the exons ATGAGCATGTCTAAGAGTAAACTACCTCCTGGACCACTTGGATTCCCAATATTCGGCAGCCTCCATTTGTTAGTGAAATTCCCTCACCAAGCTCTGTATCAACTATCAAAAAAATATGGCCCTATTATGCATATACGCATAGGCCAAGTGTCGGCTATTGTTGTTTCGTCGCCTCAGTTCGCCGAGTCATTTCTTAAGACCCATGACGTTGTTTTCGCGAATAGGCCGGTCCATGTTTCATCGAAGTACATGACTTATGACCAGAAGAACATAACCCTTGCGCCATATGGCTCGTATTGGCGCAATGTCCGCAAGATGTGCACCACACAATTGCTAAGCAAAGAGAAGATAGATTCATTTAAGACTATGAGAAAACAAGAGCTTAATCTGTTGATAGATTACATTAAGGAGGCTTCTTCTAAAGGGACTGTGATTAATCTTACGGCTAAGATTGCTTCTCTTAGTGCGGATATGAGTTGTAGAATGGTTTTTGGGAAGAAATATGAGGAAAAGGAATTTGATGAGAGGGGTTTCATGGCTGTTATGAAAGAGTTTCTGAGATTACTATCAGCTCCTAATTTGGGGGATTACTTTCCTTTGATTTCACCATTTGATATTCAGGGTTTAAGAAGTAAAATTGAAGTTGTTAGCAAAGTGTTTGATAGATTCCTGGAGAAAATAATCGACGAACATATTCAGTTTAGCGACGAAAACAGAACAAAAGATTTAGTTGATATTATGTTGGAATTAACGGGGACTAAAGAAGCCGAGTATCTTCAAGGTCGAGATAATGTCAAAGCCATTATGTTG GACATGCTAATAGGTTCAATGGATACAACATCAACATCAATTGATTGGATGCTTTCAGAAATCATGAGACACCCAAGAGTTATGAACAAACTACAAATGGAGCTACAAGATAAAGTAGGCATGAGCAGAACAGTTGAAGAATCAGATTTAGTAAATCTGGAATATTTAGATATGGTTATAAAGGAATCATTGAGACTCCATCCAGTAGCACCATTGCTAGTCCCACACAAAGCAACAGAAGACACAATTGTTGATGGATTTCTCATCCCTAAAGATTCACAAATTTTTATAAATGCTTGGGGCATAGGAAGAGATCCCAGTGTTTGGTCTGATGCAGAGAAATTCTGGCCAGAGAGGTTTATAGGTACAGATATTGATGTTCTTGGACGTAATTTTGAGCTTATACCTTTTGGTTCGGGGCGCAGAGGATGTGCAGGACTTCAACTCGCAATGACTGTGAGCCGGCTAGTGGTGGCTCAATTGTTGCATTGCTTCGATTGGAAGTTGCCGAATGACATGTTGCCTAATGACTTGGACATGACGGAGAAGGTGGGGCTGGTGACGGTTAGGGAAAAGCATCTTCAAGCTATACCTTCTTATCGTCTACAAGTTTGA